The following are from one region of the Dermacentor albipictus isolate Rhodes 1998 colony chromosome 5, USDA_Dalb.pri_finalv2, whole genome shotgun sequence genome:
- the LOC139060038 gene encoding apoptosis regulator BAX-like isoform X1 — MARKLVEVSDDSASSSSSANSGDANGGRSTPTGTQRPFLLPLQTQMSIPLPLLRNTPTHEETREEGRVLLSSFVDYQVAQQGAMDAGAGGESIGDMVYSHTIDEEDIGTPHSRTEAEALHPVYRNMGRELRALADRFSQSRERIRVRQEADSLDISSLTRDNLMTLMLELFEDGFSRERLVTFFFFCSDLILKSVRCSVGGLRWQVVAWVWAFLRDRVCCWVLQHGGWEAVLTSYLPKLAITAAGFAVCVGVLFYIWKNW, encoded by the exons ATGGCAAGAAAACTGGTCGAGGTTTCTGACGATTCCGCTTCATCGTCGAGCAGTGCCAACAGTGGCG ATGCCAACGGAGGCAGATCAACTCCCACTGGCACACAACGACCATTTCTGCTGCCTCTGCAGACACAGATGAGCATTCCCCTCCCGCTGCTACGCAACACACCCACGCACGAGGAGACACGGGAGGAAGGCAGAGTGCTTCTCAGCTCTTTTGTGGACTACCAGGTGGCACAGCAAGGAGCCATGGACGCCGGAGCTGGCGGCGAGTCCATCGGGGACATGGTGTACAGTCACACCATCGACGAAGAAGACATTGGCACTCCGCACAGCCGCACCGAGGCCGAGGCCCTCCACCCCGTCTACCGCAACATGggtcgtgagctgcgtgctcttGCCGACCGTTTTTCACAGAGCAGGGAACGCATACGTGTTCGACAGGAAGCTGACTCGCTGGACATCTCGAGCCTGACCCGAGATAACCTCATGACACTGATGCTCGAGCTCTTCGAAGACGGGTTCAGCCGTGAGAGACTCGTCAcgtttttcttcttctgcagCGACCTCATCCTCAAGTCTGTCCGGTGCTCTGTGGGAGGGCTGCGATGGCAAGTGGTTGCCTGGGTGTGGGCTTTCCTGCGTGACCGCGTCTGCTGCTGGGTGCTCCAGCATGGTGGATGGGAAGCCGTGCTCACAAGCTACCTGCCCAAGTTGGCCATCACAGCCGCAGGCTTTGCTGTGTGCGTGGGTGTTCTATTTTACATTTGGAAGAACTGGTGA
- the LOC139060038 gene encoding apoptosis regulator BAX-like isoform X2 has translation MDPLSRPLKIFDANGGRSTPTGTQRPFLLPLQTQMSIPLPLLRNTPTHEETREEGRVLLSSFVDYQVAQQGAMDAGAGGESIGDMVYSHTIDEEDIGTPHSRTEAEALHPVYRNMGRELRALADRFSQSRERIRVRQEADSLDISSLTRDNLMTLMLELFEDGFSRERLVTFFFFCSDLILKSVRCSVGGLRWQVVAWVWAFLRDRVCCWVLQHGGWEAVLTSYLPKLAITAAGFAVCVGVLFYIWKNW, from the exons ATGGATCCCTTGTCGAGGCCTTTGAAGATTTTTG ATGCCAACGGAGGCAGATCAACTCCCACTGGCACACAACGACCATTTCTGCTGCCTCTGCAGACACAGATGAGCATTCCCCTCCCGCTGCTACGCAACACACCCACGCACGAGGAGACACGGGAGGAAGGCAGAGTGCTTCTCAGCTCTTTTGTGGACTACCAGGTGGCACAGCAAGGAGCCATGGACGCCGGAGCTGGCGGCGAGTCCATCGGGGACATGGTGTACAGTCACACCATCGACGAAGAAGACATTGGCACTCCGCACAGCCGCACCGAGGCCGAGGCCCTCCACCCCGTCTACCGCAACATGggtcgtgagctgcgtgctcttGCCGACCGTTTTTCACAGAGCAGGGAACGCATACGTGTTCGACAGGAAGCTGACTCGCTGGACATCTCGAGCCTGACCCGAGATAACCTCATGACACTGATGCTCGAGCTCTTCGAAGACGGGTTCAGCCGTGAGAGACTCGTCAcgtttttcttcttctgcagCGACCTCATCCTCAAGTCTGTCCGGTGCTCTGTGGGAGGGCTGCGATGGCAAGTGGTTGCCTGGGTGTGGGCTTTCCTGCGTGACCGCGTCTGCTGCTGGGTGCTCCAGCATGGTGGATGGGAAGCCGTGCTCACAAGCTACCTGCCCAAGTTGGCCATCACAGCCGCAGGCTTTGCTGTGTGCGTGGGTGTTCTATTTTACATTTGGAAGAACTGGTGA